A region from the Lolium perenne isolate Kyuss_39 chromosome 4, Kyuss_2.0, whole genome shotgun sequence genome encodes:
- the LOC127293707 gene encoding eukaryotic translation initiation factor 3 subunit B, whose protein sequence is MELATSMEGIHARARELGVDLDSVDLDSITLPPGENFDIVSDDEDLLQNEDIPELEMGFSNIIVVDNLPVVPPEKYEKLENVVRKIYSQIGVIKEGGLWMPTHPETQKTYGYCFIEYNTPQEAEVAREKTNGYKLDKSHIFAVNMFDDFEKYMKVPDEWAPAEIKPYTPGENLLKWLTDDKARDQFVIRAGTFTEVYWNDARRLIPELVYQKQYWTDSYIQWSPLGTHLATVHRQGAQVWGGDDKFVRLMRFAHPQVKLIDFSPGEKYLITYSSQEPSNPRDTHRVLLNIFDVRTGKVMRDFKGSADEFTSGGSMGVSGVSWPVFRWGGGKDDKYFARLGKNVISVYETETFSLLDKKSLKVENVVDFSWSPTDPIISLFVPELGGGNQPARVSLFQMPGKEEIRQKNLFSVSDCKMYWQNNGEYLAVQVDRYTKTKKSIYTGFELFRIKERDIPIEVFELENKNDKIIAFAWEPRGHRFAVIHGDGPKPDISFYAMRTVKDGVSVSRVAKLATLKGKQANSLFWSPAGRFIVLAGLKGFNGQLEFFNVDDLETMATGEHFMATDIMWDPTGRFLATAVTSVHEMENGFVIWSFNGKQIYKISKDHFYQFQWRPRPPSLLTPEKEEEIAKNLKRYSKKYEQEDQDVHNQVDEAERKRRMQLQEDWEGWLAKWKQLHEEERSYRMELRGGEDSDKEEETEIKEIEAEELVDVTEETVAFDLDQD, encoded by the exons ATGGAGCTGGCAACTTCGATGGAAGGCATCCACGCGCGCGCGAGGGAGCTGGGGGTCGACCTCGACTCCGTCGATCTCGACTCCATCACCCTCCCGCCCGGCGAGAACTTCGACATCGTCAG CGACGACGAGGATTTGCTTCAAAATGAAGACATTCCAGAGCTTGAAATGGGTTTCTCAAACATTATTGTCGTGGACAATCTTCCGGTTGTTCCCCCAGAGAAGTATGAGAAGCTGGAAAATGTTGTACGCAAGATCTATAGTCAGATTGGTGTGATCAAGGAAGGTGGTCTTTGGATGCCCACGCACCCAGAGACACAGAAGACATACGGCTACTGCTTCATCGAGTATAATACCCCCCAG GAAGCCGAAGTTGCTAGGGAAAAAACAAATGGGTACAAACTTGACAAGTCTCACATATTTGCTGTTAATATGTTCGATGACTTCGAGAAGTACATGAAGGTCCCTGATGAATGGGCACCTGCTGAAATCAAGCCATACACTCCTGGA GAAAATCTGCTGAAGTGGCTAACCGATGATAAGGCCAGAGATCAGTTTGTGATCCGTGCTGGTACGTTCACGGAAGTGTACTGGAACGATGCCCGGCGGTTGATTCCTGAGCTCGTGTACCAAAAGCAG TACTGGACGGATAGTTATATTCAATGGTCCCCTCTTGGAACACACTTGGCCACAGTGCATAGGCAGGGCGCACAGGTGTGGGGTGGTGACGATAAGTTCGTTCGTCTAATGCGGTTTGCTCATCCACAG GTGAAATTGATCGATTTCTCTCCTGGTGAGAAATATTTGATCACATATAGCAGCCAAGAGCCCAGCAACCCTCGAGATACACAT AGGGTTTTGTTAAATATATTTGATGTAAGGACTGGAAAAGTAATGCGGGACTTCAAGGGAAGTGCTGATGAGTTCACTTCCGGTGGCAGTATGGGTGTTTCTGGTGTTTCATGGCCTGTCTTCAG GTGGGGCGGTGGGAAAGATGATAAATATTTTGCTAGACTTGGGAAGAATGTTATATCTGTCTATGAGACCGAGACGTTTTCTCTTCTGGATAAGAAATCTTTGAAGGTAGAAAATGTGGTTGACTTCAGTTGGTCGCCCACTGATCCTATCATATCCCTGTTTGTGCCTGAATTGGGTGGTGGAAATCAGCCTGCCAGG GTGAGCCTTTTCCAAATGCCTGGCAAAGAGGAGATACGGCAGAAAAACCTGTTCAGTGTCAGTGACTGCAAGATGTATTGGCAGAACAATGGAGAATATCTGGCTGTTCaggtagataggtatacaaaaacAAAGAAGAGTATTTACACTGGGTTTGAGTTGTTCAGAATCAAGGAACGAGACATCCCAATTGAGGTATTTGAACTGGAAAACAAGAATGACAAGATAATTGCCTTTGCATGGGAGCCCAGAGGTCACCGCTTTGCTGTTATTCACGGTGATGGACCTAAGCCTGATATAAGTTTCTACGCTATGCGCACAGTCAAAGACGGTGTTAGCGTTAGCCGTGTGGCCAAGCTTGCCACACTCAAGGGAAAGCAGGCCAATTCATTGTTCTGGTCTCCTGCTGGCCGTTTCATTGTTCTTGCGGGCCTGAAGGGTTTTAATGGCCAGCTGGAGTTCTTCAACGTTGATGATCTTGAGACCATGGCTACAGGAGAGCATTTCATGGCGACTGACATCATGTGGGACCCTACTGGAAG ATTTCTTGCAACTGCAGTTACCTCAGTTCATGAGATGGAAAATGGTTTTGTAATCTGGTCATTCAATGGCAAGCAAATTTACAAGATCTCAAAGGATCACTTCTATCAG TTCCAATGGCGCCCAAGGCCACCGTCACTTCTTACtcctgagaaggaggaggaaatcgCGAAGAACCTCAAGAGGTACAGCAAGAAGTATGAACAAGAGGATCAGGACGTGCACAACCAGGTGGACGAGGCAGAGCGTAAGAGACGGATGCAGCTGCAAGAGGATTGGGAAGGATGGCTTGCTAAGTGGAAGCAGCTGCACGAGGAGGAGCGATCATACAGGATGGAACTGCGGGGTGGGGAGGACAGCGACAAGGAAGAAGAGACGGAAATTAAGGAGATTGAGGCGGAGGAGTTGGTGGATGTCACAGAAGAAACCGTTGCCTTTGATCTGGACCAGGATTGA